A single genomic interval of Stieleria maiorica harbors:
- a CDS encoding trypsin-like peptidase domain-containing protein has product MNTHLFGRGYRAIVSAFVILTAAITAGEATAANVLVAFSSDHCGHCQAMVPTLRQLEQGGTPIRHVNINAEPDLARRHGVRQVPTYVVLSAGRELTRLVGAQSGEKLRQALAIDPARPRFQTGANLPGDSILSVPQTRLVNRGAVAIGDSRSEAMPSLSMAHAVQRARAATVRLKVHDGNGFGVGTGTIIDRHGDEALVLTCGHLFRETKLQSKVEVELFVGGQIKKVPGQVIDYDADNRDIALVVMRPGFDVQPVQVANPNSPLQTGQTAFSFGCDHGADPSRRDTAITGINKYNQHVNASNIEIAGAPVDGRSGGGLFDAVGQLIGVCNAADYEGDVGIYTGPGSVKWQLDRVQLAHLYQTQPPAQATAQVTPPAPQPSHLGQPQTRLASLNGPQQASPNQPSANEMIIIIRDPNAPGGQRVMNIRQPTHELMEVISRHAR; this is encoded by the coding sequence TTGAACACGCACTTGTTCGGCCGGGGCTACCGGGCCATCGTTTCGGCGTTTGTAATTCTGACCGCCGCGATCACCGCTGGTGAGGCAACCGCCGCGAACGTGTTGGTGGCGTTCTCTTCGGATCATTGCGGCCATTGCCAGGCGATGGTGCCGACGCTGCGACAGCTGGAACAGGGCGGAACGCCGATCCGGCACGTCAATATCAACGCCGAACCCGATTTGGCGCGCCGTCACGGCGTCCGGCAAGTCCCCACCTACGTCGTCCTGTCCGCCGGCCGCGAACTGACGCGATTGGTCGGAGCCCAGAGCGGTGAAAAACTACGCCAGGCGCTGGCGATCGATCCGGCTCGCCCACGGTTTCAAACCGGTGCCAATCTGCCCGGCGATTCGATCCTCAGCGTCCCGCAAACCCGGCTCGTCAACCGCGGAGCCGTCGCGATCGGTGATTCCCGCAGCGAAGCGATGCCCAGCCTTTCGATGGCCCATGCGGTCCAGCGTGCTCGGGCCGCGACCGTGCGGCTGAAAGTCCACGACGGAAACGGCTTCGGTGTCGGGACCGGCACGATCATCGACCGCCACGGCGACGAAGCCTTGGTGCTGACCTGTGGCCACCTGTTCCGCGAAACCAAACTGCAATCCAAAGTCGAAGTCGAACTGTTCGTCGGTGGACAAATTAAAAAGGTCCCGGGACAAGTCATCGACTACGACGCCGACAACCGCGACATCGCATTGGTCGTGATGCGGCCGGGATTCGACGTCCAACCCGTCCAGGTCGCCAATCCGAACAGCCCGCTGCAGACCGGACAAACCGCGTTCAGTTTCGGCTGCGACCACGGTGCCGATCCGTCACGCCGCGACACCGCCATCACCGGAATCAACAAGTACAATCAACACGTCAATGCCTCGAACATCGAAATCGCCGGCGCTCCGGTCGACGGACGCAGCGGCGGCGGCTTGTTCGACGCCGTGGGCCAACTGATCGGTGTCTGCAACGCCGCCGACTACGAAGGCGATGTGGGAATCTACACCGGACCGGGCAGCGTCAAATGGCAACTCGATCGCGTCCAACTGGCTCACCTCTATCAAACCCAGCCGCCGGCTCAGGCGACCGCTCAGGTCACCCCGCCCGCACCACAACCCTCGCACCTCGGCCAGCCGCAAACACGCCTGGCATCGCTTAACGGCCCCCAACAAGCCTCGCCCAACCAGCCAAGCGCGAACGAGATGATCATCATCATCCGCGATCCCAACGCCCCCGGCGGGCAACGCGTGATGAACATCCGCCAGCCGACGCATGAGTTGATGGAAGTGATCAGCCGCCACGCACGGTAG
- the metG gene encoding methionine--tRNA ligase produces MPRRILVTSALPYANGPIHIGHLVEYIQTDIWVRFQRLIGNRCVYICADDTHGTAIMIRAKKEGRSEEELIAAMSAEHQRDFADFHVDFDHYGSTNSEANRELCHLFWKALREANLVTEKSIDQLYDPEAETFLADRFVRGTCPVSGHTNQPGDHCQCGATYSPTELIDPKSTLSGATPEVRSAVHLFVTLEKLRSFLTEWIDNGDALQKETANYLKGFFLAEDKELKDWDISRPGPYFGFEIPDSPGNYWYVWFDAPIGYVSSTKEWCEANGESFDDWWRSESTEIHHFIGKDITYFHTLFWPGMLHTAGLQLPTKVHIHGFLNVGGEKMSKSTGTLISAETYRKHSDPDYLRYFYATKLTQRVEDLDLGIDEFVEKVNSDLVGKVVNLASRVGKFAKNTGLAETYPDDGGLFENAAKVGDSIAQAYEVGDYSRAMRLIMELADAANPFVEHAKPWEMKKDPERQDELRDVVTVALNLFRQLTIYLAPVLPTLAEKCDALLGEPITSWEQSKTPLLGTAVAKFQRMMERIQPEDLQKMIEESKEAADAEAAAENRPTFDDSDQPLKDEPIADEITIDDFVKVDFRVARVLSAEHVPEANKLLKLTLGLGGDETRQVFAGIKAAYEPESLVGRLVVMVANLKPRKMRFGLSEGMVCASGPGGEDVFLLSPDEGALPGQRVH; encoded by the coding sequence ATGCCCCGACGCATCCTGGTCACCAGCGCACTGCCCTACGCCAACGGGCCGATCCACATCGGTCACCTGGTGGAATACATTCAAACGGACATTTGGGTGCGTTTTCAGCGTCTGATCGGAAATCGCTGTGTCTACATCTGTGCCGACGACACCCACGGCACCGCGATCATGATCCGGGCCAAAAAGGAAGGTCGCAGCGAAGAAGAGCTGATTGCCGCGATGAGCGCGGAACACCAACGCGATTTCGCCGATTTCCATGTCGATTTTGACCACTACGGCAGCACCAACAGCGAGGCCAATCGGGAGCTGTGCCACCTGTTTTGGAAAGCCCTCCGCGAGGCGAATCTGGTCACCGAAAAAAGCATCGACCAGCTGTATGACCCCGAAGCGGAGACGTTTTTGGCCGACCGTTTCGTCCGCGGGACCTGTCCGGTCAGCGGCCACACCAACCAGCCGGGCGACCACTGCCAGTGCGGCGCGACGTATTCGCCGACCGAGTTGATCGATCCCAAAAGCACGCTCAGCGGCGCCACGCCCGAAGTCCGCTCGGCGGTGCACCTGTTCGTCACCCTGGAAAAACTGCGTTCGTTCCTGACCGAGTGGATCGACAACGGCGACGCACTGCAGAAGGAAACCGCGAATTATTTGAAAGGCTTTTTTCTGGCCGAGGACAAAGAGCTGAAGGACTGGGACATCAGCCGGCCCGGCCCCTACTTCGGCTTCGAGATCCCCGATTCGCCCGGAAATTACTGGTACGTCTGGTTCGACGCTCCGATCGGCTACGTGTCCAGCACCAAGGAATGGTGCGAGGCCAACGGAGAATCGTTCGACGATTGGTGGCGGAGCGAATCGACCGAAATCCACCACTTCATCGGCAAGGACATCACCTATTTCCACACCTTGTTCTGGCCCGGCATGTTGCACACCGCGGGCTTGCAGTTGCCGACCAAGGTCCACATCCACGGATTCTTGAACGTCGGCGGCGAAAAAATGAGCAAGTCGACCGGGACGTTGATCAGCGCGGAAACCTATCGCAAGCATTCCGATCCGGATTACTTGCGTTACTTCTACGCGACCAAGCTGACCCAGCGCGTGGAGGACCTTGATTTGGGGATCGACGAGTTTGTCGAAAAGGTCAACAGCGATCTGGTCGGCAAGGTCGTCAACCTGGCCAGCCGCGTCGGCAAGTTTGCCAAGAACACCGGTCTGGCGGAAACCTATCCCGATGACGGTGGCTTGTTCGAAAACGCCGCCAAGGTCGGTGATTCGATCGCCCAGGCCTACGAAGTCGGTGATTACAGCCGCGCGATGCGGTTGATCATGGAACTGGCCGACGCCGCCAACCCGTTCGTCGAACACGCCAAGCCGTGGGAGATGAAGAAAGATCCCGAACGACAAGACGAACTACGCGACGTGGTCACCGTGGCGCTGAACCTGTTTCGGCAACTGACGATCTACCTGGCGCCCGTGTTGCCGACGCTGGCTGAGAAATGCGACGCGCTGCTGGGCGAGCCGATCACGTCGTGGGAACAAAGTAAAACGCCATTGTTGGGCACAGCGGTGGCGAAATTCCAACGCATGATGGAACGCATTCAACCCGAGGATTTGCAAAAGATGATTGAAGAGAGCAAAGAAGCCGCCGACGCCGAAGCCGCCGCGGAGAACCGACCGACGTTTGACGATTCGGATCAGCCGCTCAAAGACGAACCGATCGCCGATGAAATCACGATCGACGACTTTGTCAAAGTCGACTTCCGCGTCGCCCGCGTGCTGTCGGCCGAACACGTTCCCGAAGCCAACAAATTGCTCAAGCTGACGTTGGGCCTGGGCGGCGACGAGACGCGTCAGGTGTTTGCCGGCATCAAAGCGGCTTACGAACCGGAGAGTCTGGTCGGGCGACTGGTCGTGATGGTCGCCAATTTGAAGCCGCGGAAGATGCGGTTCGGATTGAGCGAAGGCATGGTGTGTGCCAGCGGCCCCGGCGGCGAAGACGTGTTCCTGCTCTCCCCCGACGAGGGCGCCCTGCCCGGGCAACGCGTGCACTGA
- a CDS encoding DUF6807 domain-containing protein: MLVRILFACLALIPSLCLVAEIPAADVQITDDGNKAVVSIDGQPFTEYRYSGYAKPILYPVYGPGQKPMTRNYPMVKDVDNEASDHPHHKSIWYTHDEVGGIRFWMEDAEGKKSKDVGTQVQTSLKIDGNKIIAENDWKSSDGETVCSDQRTLTFGGDGDARTIDYEVTWIASSGDLIIGDTKEGTMGMRTHPRLRLKADPKRGNHTAGGHSINSEGVQDKEMWGKRAAWVDYWGEIDGQLTGIAMFDHPTNPRHPTWWHARDYGLVAANPFGVNHFENKPDGTGDMTLKAGETVTFRYRFLFHRGDAESANVAQAYKAYAEE; the protein is encoded by the coding sequence ATGCTCGTTCGAATCCTGTTTGCCTGCTTGGCATTGATTCCGTCCCTCTGTCTGGTCGCCGAGATCCCGGCCGCCGATGTCCAGATCACCGACGACGGCAACAAAGCGGTCGTCTCGATCGACGGACAGCCGTTTACCGAATATCGATACAGCGGCTATGCCAAACCGATCCTGTATCCGGTGTACGGTCCCGGGCAAAAACCGATGACCCGCAACTACCCGATGGTCAAGGACGTCGACAACGAAGCCAGCGACCACCCGCACCATAAATCGATCTGGTACACGCACGACGAAGTCGGCGGGATCCGATTCTGGATGGAAGACGCCGAAGGCAAGAAATCCAAGGACGTCGGCACCCAGGTGCAAACCTCGCTGAAGATCGACGGCAACAAAATCATCGCCGAAAACGATTGGAAGAGCTCCGACGGGGAAACGGTGTGCAGCGACCAGCGCACGCTGACCTTCGGCGGCGACGGCGATGCCCGCACCATCGATTACGAAGTCACCTGGATCGCATCCTCCGGCGACCTGATCATCGGTGACACCAAAGAAGGCACGATGGGCATGCGGACCCATCCACGGCTACGTTTGAAAGCCGATCCGAAACGCGGCAACCACACCGCCGGAGGTCATTCGATCAACAGCGAAGGGGTGCAGGACAAGGAGATGTGGGGCAAACGCGCCGCGTGGGTCGACTATTGGGGAGAGATCGATGGGCAGCTGACCGGCATCGCAATGTTCGACCATCCCACCAACCCGCGCCATCCGACCTGGTGGCACGCGCGCGACTACGGGCTCGTTGCGGCCAATCCCTTCGGCGTCAATCACTTCGAAAACAAACCCGACGGCACCGGCGACATGACGCTCAAGGCCGGCGAGACGGTGACGTTCCGCTATCGATTCCTGTTCCACCGCGGCGACGCCGAATCGGCGAACGTCGCCCAGGCGTACAAGGCGTACGCGGAGGAGTGA
- a CDS encoding Rne/Rng family ribonuclease — translation MKREMLMNVLQPEESRIAILDDGKLEELYVERKSVEAFAGNIYRGKIVNLEPSIQAAFVDFGVGRNGFLHISDVEPQYFRQGGYDPEEIKRESDEMAEAAAKRARESGRGSKRAFKGGRPRIKPPIQEIFKRGDEVLVQVIKEGIGTKGPTLSTYISIPGRYLVLMPALERVGVSRKIEDDDDRKRLRRCLLSLGPPKGLGFIVRTAGAGRSENELGRDMDYLIRLWKTIVRRVKSGNQPGVLYEESDLIIKTIRDIYNDDIDQIVIDEKEAFENARDFLKMVMPRVVDRLKLYDGSSPLFHKYKLEREIVKIHQRQVKLPNGGSIVIDPTEALVAIDVNSGNFRGEKSAEDNAFKLNLAAAKEIARQLRLRDLGGVIVNDFIDMRKESHRRKVERALRDAMAGDRARTKILRTSPFGLIEMTRQRIRPSLKRSIYQDCPCCEGRGLVKTAESMSIEVVRMLALAVKNEHIQRVTVRVNDAVAAHLNNQKRRSVMEMEDTGNMTVQILGSEGLYPEHLEMDCRDAQGERVEIDS, via the coding sequence ATGAAACGCGAAATGTTGATGAACGTGCTCCAGCCCGAAGAGAGCCGCATCGCCATCCTGGACGACGGAAAACTGGAAGAGTTGTACGTCGAACGCAAGAGTGTCGAAGCCTTTGCCGGAAACATCTACCGAGGAAAAATCGTCAACCTGGAACCCAGCATTCAAGCCGCCTTCGTCGACTTCGGTGTCGGACGAAACGGGTTCCTGCACATCAGCGACGTCGAACCCCAGTACTTTCGCCAAGGCGGCTACGACCCCGAGGAGATCAAACGCGAATCGGACGAGATGGCCGAGGCGGCTGCCAAACGCGCCCGTGAATCCGGCCGCGGATCCAAACGAGCCTTCAAAGGCGGACGGCCGCGCATCAAACCTCCGATCCAGGAGATCTTTAAACGCGGCGACGAAGTCCTGGTCCAAGTCATCAAGGAAGGGATCGGCACCAAAGGACCCACGCTCAGCACGTACATCTCCATCCCGGGACGCTACCTGGTGCTGATGCCCGCACTCGAACGCGTCGGGGTGAGCCGCAAGATTGAAGACGACGACGACCGCAAACGGCTGCGTCGCTGCCTGCTGTCGCTCGGCCCGCCAAAGGGACTCGGGTTCATCGTCCGCACCGCCGGCGCCGGCCGCAGCGAGAACGAACTCGGTCGCGACATGGACTATCTGATCCGGTTGTGGAAAACGATCGTCCGCCGCGTCAAAAGCGGCAACCAGCCGGGCGTGTTGTACGAAGAAAGCGACCTGATCATCAAAACGATTCGGGACATCTACAACGATGACATCGACCAGATCGTGATCGACGAGAAAGAGGCGTTCGAGAACGCCCGCGACTTCTTGAAAATGGTCATGCCCCGCGTCGTCGATCGGCTGAAGCTGTACGACGGTTCCTCGCCGCTGTTCCACAAGTACAAACTGGAACGCGAAATCGTCAAAATTCACCAACGCCAGGTCAAACTGCCCAACGGCGGTTCGATCGTGATCGATCCGACCGAAGCGCTGGTCGCGATCGACGTCAACAGCGGCAACTTCCGCGGCGAAAAGTCTGCCGAAGACAACGCGTTCAAGTTGAACCTGGCCGCGGCGAAAGAGATCGCCCGTCAGTTGCGGCTGCGCGACCTGGGCGGCGTGATCGTCAACGACTTCATCGACATGCGCAAAGAGAGCCACCGGCGGAAAGTCGAACGGGCGCTGCGTGATGCGATGGCCGGTGACCGCGCCCGCACCAAGATCTTGCGGACCAGCCCGTTCGGATTGATCGAGATGACGCGGCAACGGATCCGTCCGAGTTTGAAACGCAGCATCTATCAAGATTGCCCGTGTTGCGAAGGCCGTGGGTTGGTCAAGACCGCCGAAAGCATGTCGATCGAAGTCGTCCGGATGCTCGCCTTGGCCGTCAAGAACGAACACATCCAACGCGTCACCGTTCGCGTCAACGATGCCGTCGCGGCCCACTTGAACAACCAAAAACGGCGCAGCGTGATGGAGATGGAAGACACCGGCAACATGACCGTCCAAATCCTCGGCAGCGAAGGTCTGTACCCCGAGCACCTGGAAATGGACTGCCGCGACGCCCAAGGCGAACGCGTCGAAATCGACTCCTAA
- a CDS encoding TIGR03936 family radical SAM-associated protein, whose product MSSPPTSIPPTDDTTDEATDQVTAAEPLRLRYRIRFAKTGLLRWTSHRDLARLWERLVRRAQLQLSMTEGFHPKPRIGFPSALALGISGLNEVVELDLAERLSAPELFRRLDHDDQPGLTIKSVQLLPADSGKAKLERTEYVITRPDPELGAAPLDEDLIRSDLAAFLSRESVTVTRKNKPVTFKVAEQILSLTFNDHIDLSMAASDAATLKPTDVLDLIGCSDWIAHGSQITRTEVVLKREFPTTDPEFLAIANQSPHHGEHTDEVN is encoded by the coding sequence ATGTCTTCTCCCCCAACCTCCATCCCTCCGACTGACGACACGACCGACGAAGCGACGGATCAAGTGACCGCCGCCGAGCCGTTGCGTTTGCGCTACCGAATTCGTTTCGCAAAAACAGGCCTGCTGCGATGGACCAGTCACCGCGATCTGGCGCGGTTGTGGGAACGCTTGGTGCGCCGCGCCCAGTTGCAACTGTCGATGACCGAGGGCTTTCACCCCAAACCACGAATCGGATTCCCGTCGGCACTCGCACTCGGTATCAGCGGTCTCAACGAAGTCGTCGAACTGGACTTGGCCGAACGACTGTCCGCACCCGAGTTGTTCCGCCGGCTGGATCACGACGACCAACCGGGGCTGACGATCAAGAGCGTTCAATTGCTGCCCGCCGACAGCGGCAAGGCAAAGCTGGAACGCACCGAGTATGTGATCACCCGCCCCGATCCCGAGCTGGGCGCCGCGCCACTCGATGAAGACCTGATCCGGTCCGATCTGGCGGCGTTTCTGTCTCGCGAGAGCGTCACGGTGACTCGAAAAAACAAGCCGGTGACGTTCAAGGTCGCCGAGCAGATTCTGTCGTTGACCTTTAACGACCACATCGATCTTTCGATGGCCGCCAGCGACGCGGCGACCCTCAAGCCGACCGACGTGTTGGATCTGATCGGATGCTCCGATTGGATCGCCCACGGGTCGCAAATCACTCGTACAGAAGTGGTTCTGAAACGCGAGTTTCCGACCACGGATCCCGAATTTTTAGCAATCGCAAACCAATCGCCGCACCACGGCGAACACACCGACGAGGTGAACTAA